The proteins below come from a single Rosa rugosa chromosome 2, drRosRugo1.1, whole genome shotgun sequence genomic window:
- the LOC133728687 gene encoding peroxisomal 2,4-dienoyl-CoA reductase [(3E)-enoyl-CoA-producing]-like — translation MESPFKADALKGKVALITGGGSGIGFEISTQFGKHGASIAIMGRRRQVLDSAVSALKSFGIPAIGIEGDVRKQEDAKGVVESTFQHFGRLDILVNAAAGNFLASAEDLSPNGFRTVLDIDSVGTFTMCYEALKYLKKGGPGRSSSGGGTILNISATLHYSASWYQVHVSAAKAAVDATMRNLALEWGTDYDIRVNGIAPGPIGDTPGMSKLAPKEIDGKAREYMPLYKLGDKWDIAMAALYLSSDAGKFINGAIIVVDGGLWLSRPRYLPKDAVKQLSRVVEKRSRNAPIGVPSSKL, via the exons ATGGAATCACCGTTTAAGGCGGATGCGTTGAAAGGGAAGGTGGCTTTGATAACGGGAGGCGGGTCGGGTATTGGGTTTGAGATATCGACCCAGTTCGGGAAACATGGAGCGTCTATTGCTATTATGGGGAGGAGGAGGCAAGTGCTGGACTCTGCTGTGTCTGCTCTAAAGTCTTTTGGAATTCCG GCTATCGGCATCGAGGGGGATGTGCGTAAACAGGAAGATGCAAAAGGAGTGGTGGAATCAACTTTTCAGCATTTTGGTAGGCTTGACATACTTGTGAATGCTGCAGCTGGCAATTTTCTTGCCTCAGCAGAAGATCTGTCCCCTAATGGATTTCGAACAG TTTTGGATATTGATTCAGTTGGTACGTTCACAATGTGCTACGAAGCACTCAAGTATCTTAAAAAAGGAGGACCGGGAAGGAGCTCCTCTGGTGGTGGAACAATATTGAACATTAGTGCTACTTTACATTATTCCGCTTCTTGGTATCAAGTTCATGTGTCAGCAGCGAAG GCAGCTGTCGATGCCACTATGCGAAACTTGGCATTGGAGTGGGGAACTGACTATGATATCAGAGTCAATGGAATTGCTCCGGGCCCTATTGGCGATACTCCTGGCATGAGTAAACTTGCACCTAAGGAGATAGATGGCAAAGCCAGAGAGTACATGCCTTTGTATAAACTAGGTGACAAATGGGATATTGCTATGGCTGCCCTCTACCTTTCATCGGATGCAG GGAAATTCATTAATGGAGCTATCATCGTAGTTGATGGAGGACTTTGGCTGAGCCGGCCTCGCTATCTGCCAAAAGATGCGGTGAAACAGCTTTCCCGTGTAGTAGAGAAGAGATCTAGAAATGCACCGATAGGGGTTCCAAGCAGCAAGCTGTAA
- the LOC133728680 gene encoding DEAD-box ATP-dependent RNA helicase 36 → MDGEEETTVSIDFPLFKPRASKPDPKPDPDPITHVSEPDIERSTDPDANSDAKFTDLGLADWLLRTLAELGLKKPTPVQANCIPKILEGRDVLGLAQTGSGKTAAFALPILQRLAEGPYGVFALVMTPTHELAYQLAEQFRAFGSSLHLRCSVIVGGMDKLKQAQSLMSRPHVVIATPGRVRDLLQEDPDFPSVFSKAKFLVLDEADRLLNAEFEADLRVVFQCLPKNRQTLLFSATMTSDLQALIEVSANKAYFYQAYEGLRTVGTLAQKYVFIPREAKEVYLVYILSKMKDMGIRSAIVFVSTLWNCHLLNFLLEELGQSVSALHSSKSQPLRLSALHKFKSGQVPVLIATDLANRGLDIPTVDLVINYDIPSDPKDYVHRVGRTARAGRGGLAVSVVTQLDVKLLHKIEEEVGEQLVEFECKENEVLEDIRKVYTARRVAKMKMMESNFVEREKKRKERTLKTLEAKGLLKKRSKKKKREKSTVELAPV, encoded by the exons ATGGACGGAGAAGAAGAAACCACAGTATCTATAGACTTCCCTCTCTTCAAACCCAGAGCATCTAAACCCGACCCGAAACCCGACCCGGATCCGATAACCCATGTCTCGGAACCGGACATTGAGAGGTCCACAGACCCGGACGCGAACTCCGACGCCAAGTTCACCGACCTCGGCCTCGCCGACTGGCTGCTCCGGACGCTCGCCGAGCTCGGTCTGAAGAAGCCGACGCCGGTCCAGGCCAACTGCATCCCCAAAATCCTGGAGGGCCGGGACGTGCTGGGCCTGGCCCAGACCGGTAGCGGCAAAACGGCGGCGTTCGCGCTGCCGATTCTGCAGCGGCTGGCGGAGGGGCCTTATGGGGTTTTCGCGCTGGTGATGACGCCGACGCATGAGCTGGCGTACCAGCTCGCCGAGCAGTTCAGGGCTTTCGGGTCGTCGCTGCATTTGAGGTGTTCGgtgattgttggaggtatgGATAAGCTGAAGCAAGCTCAGAGCTTGATGAGTAGGCCCCATGTGGTGATTGCCACTCCCGGTAGGGTTAGGGATTTGCTTCAGGAGGACCCTGATTTTCCCTCTGTTTTCTCCAAGGCCAAG TTCCTAGTGCTGGATGAGGCAGATAGGTTATTGAATGCTGAATTTGAGGCCGATTTGAGAGTGGTGTTTCAGTGCTTGCCGAAGAATCGGCAGACTCTGTTGTTTTCTGCAACAATGACTAGTGACCTGCAAGCACTGATTGAAGTTTCTGCAAATAAGGCGTACTTTTACCAGGCATATGAAGGTCTCAGGACAGTTGGGACTCTTGCGCAGAAATATGTTTTCATACCCCGTGAAGCGAAAGAAGTTTATTTGGTGTATATTTTGTCGAAAATGAAAGATATGGGTATTCGTTCAGCCATTGTGTTTGTCTCAACCCTATG GAATTGTCACTTATTGAATTTTTTACTGGAGGAGCTTGGTCAAAGTGTTTCAGCGTTGCACTCATCCAAATCCCAGCCGCTTAGACTTTCTGCATTACATAAGTTCAAATCTGGACAGGTTCCAGTGTTGATTGCAACTGATCTTGCCAATCGTGGTTTGGATATTCCTACGGTTGACCTAGTAATCAATTATGATATTCCAAG TGATCCAAAGGATTATGTTCACCGTGTGGGACGTACTGCAAGAGCAGGTAGAGGAGGTTTAGCTGTCAGCGTTGTTACCCAA CTTGATGTAAAGCTGCTTcataaaatagaagaagaagttgGGGAACAGTTGGTAGAATTTGAATGCAAGGAGAACGAGGTTCTTGAGGATATCCGTAAG GTTTACACAGCCAGGCGTGTCgcaaagatgaagatgatggaaTCCAACTTtgtagaaagagagaaaaaacgGAAAGAACGAACACTAAAGACGCTAGAAGCGAAAGGTTTATTGAAAAAAAggagtaagaagaagaaaagagaaaaatcaacCGTTGAATTGGCTCCCGTATAA
- the LOC133728681 gene encoding SKP1-like protein 14, protein MSTEEDTVQEKKTISLKTSDDEIFELEEDVAMEFGTVKAFFGDDGVSRDMVMPIPNVHSKELTRIIDFCTKHLALKPKAEHDEAGKKELRKFYAEYVKEDTTERIMELILAADYLNVNDLLDLLNQSVADRIKNKSVEYVRKLFGIESDFTPEEEAALREEYAWAFEGVDED, encoded by the coding sequence ATGTCGACAGAGGAGGACACTGTCCAAGAAAAGAAGACGATCTCCCTGAAGACCTCCGACGATGAGATCTTCGAATTGGAGGAGGACGTAGCGATGGAGTTCGGAACCGTCAAGGCCTTCTTTGGAGACGATGGGGTCTCCCGAGACATGGTGATGCCTATACCTAACGTGCACAGCAAGGAACTGACGAGGATCATTGACTTCTGCACCAAGCATCTCGCCTTGAAGCCGAAGGCGGAGCACGACGAGGCCGGGAAGAAGGAGCTGAGGAAGTTCTATGCTGAGTACGTGAAGGAGGACACTACCGAACGCATAATGGAGCTCATTCTGGCAGCTGATTATTTGAATGTGAATGACTTGCTGGACTTGTTGAACCAGTCCGTGGCGGACCGGATCAAGAACAAGAGTGTGGAGTATGTAAGGAAGTTGTTTGGGATTGAGAGCGATTTTACTCCCGAGGAGGAGGCAGCACTCCGGGAGGAGTATGCCTGGGCTTTTGAGGGGGTTGATGAAGACTGA
- the LOC133731115 gene encoding MDIS1-interacting receptor like kinase 2-like, which yields MRSFLACFLLYVHLVSSPNNAFASVSSSSSSSEAKALLKWKASFQNQTQNNLTSWTYSPSNSTNPKANASPCNGWTGITCNTVGSVNRINLSNSGIQGTLRELSFLSFPNLEYLDLSFNELNGSIPPSIGGLSNLVFLYLRHNQLSGSVPQEIGNLKKLTVLKLDTNQLSGHLPQNICRGGSLQNFTVQTNRLTGPIPKSLKMCKSLIRVRLQDNHLTGNIFEAFGAYPNLRYIDLSHNNFYGKISPMWGQCPQLTALRIAGNILTGSIPPELGNATKIQLLDLSSNGLVGVIPNEIGRLTSLLNLTLNGNQLWGRIPLEFGSFKDLEYLDMSINKLNESIPSILGDFSKLHYLNLSNNKFSQEIPFQLGKLVHLSQLDLSYNSLEDQIPSEISQMQSLEILNISHNNLFGSIPKNFKQMHSLVQVDISYNQLQGPVPNNKAFQDGDLEGNEGLCGNVAGLQPCNIPSMETKHSSKSDRRHLFLIVFPILGTLLLVLVVLAIALVGKRRKTEQETKQSNVQHQNFFSISEFDGRRMYEEIIRATNDFDALYCIGKGGSGSVYKAKLLSGSVVAVKKLHPILDGEETSRKEFLNEIRALLEIRHRNIVSFRGFCSHAHHSFLVYDYLQKGSLASILSKEYEANKLDWSTRVRIVKGVAHALSYMHHDCSPPIVHRDISSNNILLNYEYEPVLSDFGTAKLLNPDSSNWTAPAGTYGYIAPELAYTMKVTKKCDVYSFGVLALEVIMGKQLADFVSAFSTPSAIGDILLKDVFDQRLPPPTPEIENELITIARLAIACKHSDPQSRPTMYKVSQVLSSQPANSSRLPEITLEQLIN from the exons ATGAGATCATTTCTAGCTTGCTTTCTTTTGTATGTTCACCTCGTTTCATCACCAAACAATGCTTTTGCTTCTGTTAGTTCTAGTTCTAGTTCTAGTGAAGCAAAGGCCCTTCTAAAATGGAAAGCcagttttcaaaaccaaacccAGAATAACCTGACCTCATGGACTTACTCTCCCAGTAATTCCACCAATCCAAAAGCAAATGCAAGTCCATGCAATGGTTGGACTGGCATTACATGCAATACTGTTGGAAGTGTCAACAGGATAAACCTTAGCAATTCTGGCATTCAAGGTACGCTTCGTGAATTATCATTCTTGTCCTTCCCTaatcttgaatatcttgatctTAGCTTCAATGAACTCAATGGTTCCATTCCCCCTTCAATTGGTGGCTTGAGTAATTTAGTTTTCTTATACCTCCGTCATAATCAACTTTCTGGCTCCGTCCCCCAAGAGATAGGGAATCTCAAGAAGTTGACTGTACTCAAGTTGGATACTAACCAACTTTCTGGTCATTTACCCCAAAATATTTGCCGTGGTGGATCACTGCAAAACTTTACAGTACAAACCAACCGATTGACCGGTCCAATCCCCAAAAGCTTGAAAATGTGCAAGAGTTTAATCAGAGTCCGCCTTCAAGATAACCATTTGACAGgcaacatatttgaagcatttGGTGCCTATCCAAATCTTCGATATATAGACCTTAGCCACAACAACTTCTACGGTAAAATTTCACCCATGTGGGGACAATGTCCTCAGTTAACAGCCCTACGAATTGCAGGAAACATCCTTACTGGTAGCATACCACCTGAGCTTGGCAATGCAACGAAGATTCAGTTACTCGATCTTTCTTCAAATGGTTTAGTTGGAGTGATTCCAAATGAGATTGGGAGATTGACTTCACTGTTGAATCTCACTTTGAATGGTAATCAACTTTGGGGTCGCATACCCTTAGAGTTTGGGTCATTCAAGGATCTTGAATATCTTGACATGTCAATCAACAAATTGAATGAGTCAATTCCAAGCATTTTAGGTGACTTTTCCAAATTACACTACTTGAATTTGAGCAATAACAAATTCAGCCAAGAAATTCCATTTCAATTGGGGAAATTAGTCCACCTGTCCCAGCTAGACTTGAGTTACAATTCGCTTGAGGATCAAATACCATCAGAAATTAGCCAAATGCAAAGCTTGGAAATTCTGAATATTTCCCACAATAATCTTTTTGGTTCAATACccaaaaatttcaaacaaatGCATAGCTTGGTTCAAGTTGACATATCCTACAACCAGTTGCAGGGTCCCGTCCCCAACAACAAAGCATTTCAAGATGGCGATTTGGAAGGCAATGAAGGATTGTGTGGCAATGTTGCAGGGCTTCAACCCTGCAATATTCCCTCCATGGAAACTAAGCATTCCTCAAAATCTGATAGAAGACACttgtttttaattgttttcCCTATTCTGGGAACACTTCTACTTGTACTTGTCGTCCTTGCAATTGCCTTGgttggaaaaagaagaaaaacagagcAGGAAACAAAGCAGAGCAATGTGCAACACCAAAATTTTTTTTCCATATCTGAATTCGATGGAAGAAGAATGTATGAAGAAATCATCAGGGCAACCAATGATTTTGATGCTCTATATTGCATCGGCAAGGGGGGATCCGGAAGTGTTTACAAGGCAAAGCTGCTATCCGGCAGCGTAGTTGCAGTGAAGAAACTCCACCCAATACTTGATGGTGAGGAGACATCTCGGAAGGAATTCCTTAACGAAATACGTGCACTTCTAGAGATACGACACCGGAACATTGTGAGTTTCCGTGGTTTTTGTTCACACGCTCATCACTCGTTTTTGGTCTATGACTACCTACAAAAAGGTAGTTTGGCTTCAATCCTGAGCAAAGAATACGAAGCTAACAAACTGGACTGGAGTACAAGGGTGAGAATTGTAAAAGGTGTAGCTCATGCCCTCTCTTATATGCACCATGATTGCTCTCCCCCCATTGTGCATCGAGACATATCAAGCAACAACATACTGCTCAATTACGAATATGAGCCCGTTCTTTCAGACTTTGGCACGGCTAAGCTTTTAAATCCAGACTCATCGAATTGGACTGCCCCCGCAGGCACATATGGATATATAGCACCAG AGCTTGCTTATACAATGAAGGTTACCAAGAAATGTGATGTTTATAGCTTTGGGGTGCTGGCGCTGGAAGTGATAATGGGAAAGCAGCTGGCTGATTTCGTGTCCGCCTTTTCGACTCCATCCGCCATCGGAGACATATTGCTGAAGGATGTTTTCGACCAACGCCTCCCCCCTCCTACACCGGAAATTGAGAATGAACTGATAACAATTGCTAGGCTAGCAATTGCATGCAAACATTCCGATCCACAATCTAGGCCAACAATGTACAAGGTTTCTCAAGTGTTGTCATCCCAACCTGCGAATTCCTCTAGACTACCAGAGATTACTCTTGAACAACTCATTAATTAG
- the LOC133731116 gene encoding MDIS1-interacting receptor like kinase 2-like: MRSFLAYFLLYVHLVSSPNNAFASFSSSSSSSEAKALLKWKASFQSQPQNNLTSWTYSPSNSTNPRANASPCNGWTGISCNIIGSVNGINLSNSGIQGTLRELSFLSFPNLEYLELSFNELHDAIPPQISSLSKLIYLDLSSNHLSGQVPPEIGLLTKLEVLHLHDNKLNGSIPHEIGQLKFLSELALSQNSLEGVIPASLGNLNNLISLFLHENQLFGSIPASLGSLSNLTTLNLHRNQLSGSIPPSLGDLTNLTFLFLYQNNLSGTIPEQIGNLKSMVDLELAMNQLNGSIPPSIGGLINLVFLYLRDNQLSGSIPQEIGNLKKLTVLELDTNQLSGHLPQNICRGGSLQNFTANSNQLTGPIPKSMKICKSLVRVCLQDNHLTGNISEEFGAYPNLYIVDLSRNNFYGEILPMWGLCPQLATLRIAGNNLTGSIPPEIGNATQIQALDLSSNGLVGVIPNEIGSLTSLLSLNLNGNQLSGHIPSELYSLKDLEYLDLSTNKLNESIPSILGNFSKMHYLNLSNNKFSQEIPFQLGKLVHLSQLDLSYNSLEDQIPSEISQMQSLEILNISHNNLSGSIPKNFEQMHSLVQIDISYNQLQGPVPNNKAFHDGALEGNEGLCGNVAGLQPCNKQSSKTDRRHLFLIIFPILGTLLLVLAVLAIALVGKRRKAKQDTEQSNVQHKEVFSISEFDGRRMYEEIIKATNDFDALYCIGKGGSGIVYKAKLPSSSIVAVKKLHPVLDGEETSRKEFLNEIRALLEIRHRNIVKLRGFCSHAHHSFFVYDYLEKGSLASILSKEYEANKLDWSTRVRIVKGVAHALSYMHHDCSPPIVHRDISSNNILLDYDYEPVVSDFGTSKLLNPNSSNWTARAGTYGYIAPELAYTMKVTEKCDVYSFGVLALEVIMGKQLADFVSAFSTPSAIGDILLKDVFDQRLPPPTPKIENELITITRLAIACKHSHPQSRPTMYMVSQVLSSQRANSSRLPEITLEQLIK; this comes from the exons ATGAGATCATTTCTAGCTTACTTTCTTTTGTATGTTCACCTCGTTTCATCACCAAACAATGCTTTTGCTTCTTTTAGTTCTAGTTCTAGTTCTAGTGAAGCAAAGGCCCTTCTAAAATGGAAAGCCAGTTTTCAAAGCCAACCCCAGAATAATCTGACCTCATGGACTTACTCTCCCAGTAATTCCACCAATCCAAGAGCAAATGCAAGTCCATGCAATGGTTGGACAGGCATTTCATGCAACATTATTGGAAGTGTCAACGGGATAAACCTCAGCAATTCTGGTATTCAAGGTACGCTTCGTGAATTATCATTCTTGTCCTTCCCTaatcttgaatatcttgaactAAGCTTCAATGAACTTCATGATGCCATCCCACCTCAGATTAGTTCCCTCTCCAAACTCATCTACCTTGATCTGTCCTCTAATCATTTGTCTGGGCAAGTCCCACCAGAAATTGGTCTTCTAACAAAACTTGAGGTCCTTCACCTACATGATAACAAGTTAAATGGCTCGATTCCTCACGAGATTGGTCAACTTAAGTTTCTTTCTGAGCTTGCTCTGAGCCAAAACAGTCTAGAAGGTGTGATTCCGGCTTCTCTGGGTAATTTGAACAACCTGATTTCGTTGTTTCTCCAtgaaaatcaactttttggttctATACCTGCTTCTCTAGGTAGTTTGAGCAACCTGACTACTTTGAATCTCCATAGAAATCAACTTTCTGGTTCAATCCCACCATCTTTAGGTGATCTGACAAACCTTACCTTTCTCTTCCTCTACCAAAATAACCTATCTGGAACCATTCCGGAACAGATTGGGAACTTGAAATCAATGGTGGATTTAGAGTTGGCTATGAATCAACTCAATGGTTCCATTCCCCCTTCAATTGGTGGCTTGATTAACTTAGTTTTCTTATACCTCCGTGATAATCAACTTTCTGGCTCCATCCCCCAAGAGATAGGGAATCTCAAGAAGTTGACTGTACTCGAGTTGGATACTAACCAACTTTCTGGTCATTTACCCCAAAATATTTGCCGTGGTGGATCACTACAAAACTTTACAGCAAATTCCAACCAATTGACGGGTCCAATACCCAAAAGCATGAAAATATGCAAGAGTTTAGTAAGAGTCTGCCTTCAAGATAACCATTTGACAGGAAATATATCTGAAGAATTTGGTGCCTATCCAAATCTTTACATTGTAGACCTTAGCCGCAACAACTTCTACGGTGAAATCTTACCCATGTGGGGACTTTGTCCTCAGTTAGCAACCCTACGAATTGCAGGAAACAACCTGACTGGCAGCATCCCACCTGAGATCGGCAATGCAACCCAAATTCAAGCACTCGATCTTTCTTCAAATGGTTTAGTTGGGGTGATTCCAAATGAGATTGGGAGTTTGACTTCTTTGCTGAGTCTGAATTTGAATGGTAATCAACTTTCGGGTCACATACCTTCAGAATTATATTCATTGAAGGATCTTGAATATCTTGACCTGTCAACCAACAAATTGAATGAGTCAATTCCAAGCATTTTAGGTAACTTCTCTAAAATGCATTACTTGAATTTGAGCAACAACAAATTCAGCCAAGAAATTCCATTTCAATTGGGAAAATTAGTCCACCTGTCCCAGCTAGACTTGAGTTACAATTCCCTCGAGGATCAGATACCATCAGAAATTAGCCAAATGCAAAGCTTGGAAATTCTGAATATTTCCCACAATAATCTTTCAGGTTCAATACCCAAAAATTTCGAACAAATGCATAGCTTGGTTCAAATTGACATATCCTACAACCAGTTGCAGGGTCCCGTCCCCAACAACAAAGCATTTCATGATGGCGCTTTGGAAGGCAATGAAGGATTGTGTGGCAATGTTGCAGGACTTCAACCCTGCAATAAGCAATCCTCAAAAACAGATCGAAGACACttgtttttaattattttccCTATTTTGGGAACACTTCTACTTGTACTTGCCGTCCTTGCAATTGCCTTGgttggaaaaagaagaaaagcaaagcAGGACACAGAGCAGAGCAATGTGCAACACAAAGAAGTTTTTTCCATATCTGAATTCGATGGAAGAAGAATGTATGAAGAAATCATCAAGGCAACCAATGATTTTGATGCTCTGTATTGCATTGGAAAGGGAGGATCCGGAATTGTATACAAGGCAAAGCTGCCATCAAGCAGCATAGTTGCAGTCAAGAAACTCCACCCAGTACTTGATGGTGAGGAGACGTCTCGGAAGGAATTCCTAAACGAAATAAGGGCACTCCTAGAGATACGGCACCGGAACATTGTGAAACTTCGTGGTTTCTGTTCACATGCCCATCACTCGTTTTTTGTCTATGACTACTTAGAAAAAGGTAGTTTGGCTTCAATCCTGAGCAAAGAATACGAAGCTAACAAACTGGACTGGAGCACAAGGGTGAGGATTGTAAAAGGTGTAGCTCATGCCCTCTCTTATATGCACCATGATTGCTCTCCCCCTATTGTGCATCGAGACATATCAAGCAACAACATACTGCTCGATTACGATTATGAGCCCGTTGTTTCAGACTTTGGTACCTCTAAGCTTTTAAATCCAAACTCATCAAATTGGACTGCTCGCGCAGGCACATATGGATATATAGCACCAG AGCTTGCTTATACAATGAAGGTTACCGAGAAGTGTGATGTTTATAGCTTTGGGGTGCTGGCACTGGAAGTGATAATGGGAAAGCAGCTGGCTGATTTCGTGTCCGCCTTTTCGACCCCATCCGCCATCGGAGACATATTGCTGAAGGATGTTTTCGACCAACGCCTTCCCCCTCCTACACCGAAAATTGAGAATGAACTGATAACAATTACTAGGCTAGCAATTGCATGCAAACATTCCCATCCGCAATCCAGGCCAACAATGTACATGGTTTCTCAAGTGTTGTCATCCCAACGTGCAAATTCCTCTAGACTACCAGAGATTACTCTTGAACAACTCATTAAGTAG